One stretch of Zerene cesonia ecotype Mississippi chromosome 20, Zerene_cesonia_1.1, whole genome shotgun sequence DNA includes these proteins:
- the LOC119834843 gene encoding uncharacterized protein LOC119834843, with product MTASAIREASCSRGWLRWVVQIFFGMIIVTSFILILLMAITNSRKLVPKPVSRCQVRECRVICKLAPYFDDYESHIVDAVWQADENCESIILILQQPFFTNNTLPQNWLSGARTNVNKLAIVGGNLKHISPCAFISQFSNNIQMLILENIQLTTWGPETFVGLSSLKQLYIKDCMLINITRNALQAVDDTLEFLDIKASFMWDPAYITGSTNLARLNVVDFAKNPFYSILDKSSFTKLRMCTTLFLNSCQITSIGKGTFDYLENIKVLYLNDNHLLTVPSGFFDKILPLKPRIAIHANRWNCDCSDSMFKSLLTSDVLMVDPKCHYPDSVNGLTFSEFNYYCENKSIEGNKTRVDYDKEDDLIENKTYIINPNNGDCHLSLQRIERIRNFWLSILNNATIIHNNDWLSPTYCVRSNYYSMVELSSSSNPDQGLLWYKSSCPSEFYCLNIMPSSLRIFDSKSNVRYAFCPFDTKSGEITVNQCVTYALADIDTHIYLYKYHGTLRFILISIMCAMCGAICIYALIYCNPHLLRGNKRILFVKHKEINALILPPDVPLRKNTLTDCSLTDGQINNIFLVSNQKESISSLDRSFSFKSSKSTNSNDVSYISALQPTDEQLAQWRIKENNRNVQYDSIRSDKLSSVFDTDSLTYYSLKEIYDTPLEMSKK from the exons ATGACGGCATCTGCAATCAG GGAAGCCTCGTGCAGCCGCGGCTGGCTCAGATGGGTCGTTCAGATTTTTTTTGGAATGATAATAGTGACGAGTTTCATTCTGATTTTATTAATGGCCATAACGAATTCGAGAAAATTAGTTCCGAAACCCGTTTCCCGATGTCAAGTCCGTGAGTGCCGGGTTATTTGCAAATTGGCACCATACTTCGATGATTACGAAAGTCATATTGTGGATGCTGTTTGG cAAGCAGATGAGAATTGTGAgagcataatattaattttgcagCAACCGTTCTTCACAAACAATACACTACCACAGAATTGGCTCTCGGGAGCGCGTAcgaatgttaataaattggcTATAGTCGGTGGCAATCTCAAGCACATATCACCGTGCGCTTTTATCAGTCAGTTctcaaataacatacaaatgcTTATTCTAGAGAATATACAGTTAACCACATGGGGACCAGAAACCTTTGTGGGACTGTCAAGTCTCAAACAACTATATATCAAAGACTGtatgcttataaatataacaagaaaCGCTTTACAAGCTGTCGACGACACTTTAGAATTCTTGGATATAAAAGCAAGCTTTATGTGGGATCCCGCCTATATTACTGGCTCAACGAATCTGGCTCGGCTAAATGTCGTCGACTTTGCGAAAAATCCgttttatagtatactagACAAATCAAGCTTCACAAAGTTGCGGATGTGCACAACGCTGTTTTTGAATTCGTGTCAAATAACCTCAATTGGAAAAGGCACTTTTGACTATTTGGAGAATATTAaggtattatatttgaatgataACCATTTGTTGACTGTTCCGAGTGggttttttgataaaattttacctCTTAAGCCGCGTATTGCTATACATGCTAATCGTTGGAATTGTGACTGTTCTGATTCAATGTTTAAGAGTTTATTGACAAGTGACGTACTGATGGTTGATCCGAAGTGTCATTACCCTGACAGCGTGAACGGTTTAACATTttctgaatttaattattattgcgaGAATAAATCAATCGAAGGAAACAAAACTAGGGTTGATTATGACAAGGAAGA tgatttaatagaaaacaaaacttaCATCATTAATCCAAATAACGGCGATTGTCATTTAAGTTTACAACGAATTGAGAGAATACGAAATTTTTGGTTGTCAATATTGAATAATGCAACAATTATCCATAACAATGACTGGTTAAGTCCAACATATTGTGTACGCAGTAACTACTATTCTATGGTAGAATTGTCATCAAGCAGCAATCCAGATCAAGGTCTACTCTGGTATAAATCTTCATGTCCTAGTGAATTttactgtttaaatataatgcctAGTTCTTTAAGGATCTTTGATTCCAAATCAAACGTTCGATATGCATTTTGTCCATTTGACACAAAATCTGGAGAAATAACTGTGAATCAATGCGTCACGTACGCTTTAGCCGATATTGATAcccatatttatttgtataaataccaTGGGACTCTTCGCTTCATACTTATATCAATTATGTGTGCCATGTGTGGTGCAATTTGTATCTACGCTTTAATCTATTGCAATCCACATTTATTGAGAGGCAACAaaagaattttgtttgtaaaacacaaagaaataaatgccCTTATTCTGCCTCCAGATGTGCCTTTACGTAAAAACACCTTAACAGATTGCAGTTTGACCGAtggacaaataaataatatatttttagtttcaaatCAGAAAGAAAGTATTTCTTCATTGGATAGGtcgttttcatttaaaagttcGAAAAGTACGAATAGCAACGATGTTAGTTATATATCAGCTTTACAACCGACAGACGAACAATTGGCTCAATGGAggattaaagaaaacaatagaAATGTTCAATATGATTCCATAAGATCGGATAAACTCTCTAGTGTTTTTGATACTGATTCACTTACATACTACTCACTGAAAGAAATTTACGATACACCACTCGAAATGAGCAAGAAGTAA
- the LOC119835003 gene encoding troponin C, isoallergen Bla g 6.0101 gives MEELDKEQINILKKAFEAFDHEKKGCIGTVMVGTILGMLGHTITDDMLKEIIDEVDVDGSGELEFEEFVTLASRFMVEEDAEAMQQELKEAFRLYDKEGNGYITTTVLREILRELDDKISAEELDMMIEEIDSDGSGTVDFDEFMEVMTGGDDER, from the exons ATG GAGGAACTCGACAAAGAACAAATTAACA tTCTCAAGAAAGCCTTCGAAGCTTTCGACCATGAAAAGAAAGGATGTATAGGTACGGTGATGGTCGGTACGATCCTCGGTATGTTGGGCCACACCATCACAGATGATATGCTCAAGGAGATCATCGATGAAGTCGATGTTGATG GGTCTGGTGAGTTAGAATTTGAAGAGTTCGTGACATTGGCCTCCAGGTTCATGGTAGAGGAAGATGCTGAGGCCATGCAGCAGGAACTCAAAGAAGCATTCCGGTTATATGACAAAgaag GTAACGGCTACATCACCACCACAGTGCTGCGAGAGATTTTGCGAGAACTCGACGATAAAATCAGTGCCGAAGAGCTGGACATGATGATTGAGGAAATTGACTCTGACGGTTCGGGAACTGTTGATTTTGatg aATTCATGGAAGTAATGACTGGTGGTGATGATGAGAGATAA